In Staphylococcus lloydii, the following proteins share a genomic window:
- a CDS encoding DNA polymerase III subunit delta' C-terminal domain-containing protein produces the protein MDEQEMLTNAYHSNKLSHAYLFEGDDAQTMQQVALEFAKLILCNDNEQCQLKVDTFNHPDFMHVASEETTIKKEQIEQLVRHMNQLPIESDHKVYIIESFEKLTVQGENSILKFLEEPPENTVAILLSTKPEQILNTIHSRCQHIYFKPIDKERFIERLEEHEISRPVAELLCTYTTQLDTAISINEEADLATLRKSILRWCNLLLSNKYMALIGIVDLLKQAKNRRLQLLTLAAINAFFEDIMHAKVGIDDKMIYQDIKVDITNYASKIDYNQIVLMYDRITEANKKLNQNVNPTLVFEQIVIKGVN, from the coding sequence ATGGATGAACAAGAAATGCTGACAAATGCTTATCACTCAAATAAATTATCACATGCTTATTTATTTGAAGGTGATGATGCACAAACGATGCAACAAGTAGCTTTAGAATTTGCGAAACTTATTTTATGTAACGATAACGAACAGTGTCAGTTAAAAGTAGATACATTCAACCATCCTGATTTTATGCATGTCGCTTCTGAAGAAACTACAATAAAAAAGGAACAAATAGAACAACTTGTTAGACATATGAATCAATTGCCAATTGAAAGTGACCATAAAGTATATATTATTGAGTCTTTTGAAAAATTAACAGTTCAAGGCGAGAATAGTATTCTAAAATTTTTAGAAGAACCACCAGAAAATACGGTAGCCATTTTGCTTTCTACCAAGCCGGAACAAATTTTAAATACGATTCATTCAAGATGTCAGCACATTTATTTTAAACCTATTGATAAAGAGCGGTTTATTGAAAGACTTGAAGAGCATGAAATTTCACGACCTGTTGCTGAGTTATTATGTACATATACGACGCAACTAGATACAGCAATTAGTATAAATGAGGAAGCCGATTTAGCGACGTTACGAAAAAGTATTTTGCGATGGTGTAATTTATTGCTATCAAATAAATATATGGCTTTAATTGGTATCGTTGATTTATTAAAGCAGGCTAAAAATAGACGTTTGCAATTGCTAACATTAGCAGCAATTAACGCTTTTTTTGAAGATATTATGCACGCAAAAGTTGGCATAGATGATAAAATGATTTATCAAGATATTAAAGTAGATATTACAAACTATGCGAGTAAAATTGATTATAATCAAATCGTTTTAATGTATGATAGAATAACTGAAGCGAATAAAAAATTAAATCAGAATGTTAATCCGACGTTAGTATTCGAGCAGATTGTTATAAAAGGGGTGAATTAA
- a CDS encoding cyclic-di-AMP receptor yields MKMIIAIVQDQDSQELSDQLVKNNFRATKLATTGGFLRAGNTTFLSGVEDERVDDILKVIDDTCGNREQLVSPITPMGGSADSYIPYPVEVEVGGATVFVMPVEAFHQF; encoded by the coding sequence ATGAAAATGATTATTGCGATTGTCCAAGATCAAGACAGCCAAGAACTTTCAGACCAACTCGTGAAAAACAATTTTAGAGCAACAAAACTTGCTACAACGGGTGGATTTTTAAGAGCAGGTAACACGACATTCCTTTCAGGTGTTGAAGATGAACGTGTAGACGATATATTAAAAGTTATCGATGATACATGTGGTAATAGAGAGCAACTTGTATCACCAATTACACCAATGGGTGGTAGTGCTGATTCTTATATTCCATATCCAGTTGAAGTTGAAGTTGGAGGAGCGACGGTATTTGTAATGCCAGTTGAAGCTTTCCATCAATTCTAA
- the tmk gene encoding dTMP kinase gives MSAFITFEGPEGSGKTTVLQQVASKLQGEFETIVTREPGGVTTGEQIREILLEGGDMDERTEALLFAASRREHLVGKVIPSLDQGKVVLCDRYIDSSLAYQGYARGIGVEEVKAINEFAINGLYPDLTIYLDVSVEVGRQRIVSNLRQQNRLDQEDVAFHEKVVEGYHKVIDSDSSRFVVIDANQNVEEVVDATYKSILKYLEKL, from the coding sequence ATGTCAGCATTTATTACGTTTGAAGGCCCAGAAGGTTCAGGGAAAACGACCGTACTACAACAAGTCGCATCAAAGTTACAAGGTGAGTTTGAAACAATTGTTACTAGAGAACCAGGTGGCGTTACTACAGGAGAACAAATTCGTGAAATATTATTAGAAGGTGGAGATATGGATGAACGTACAGAGGCTCTATTGTTTGCAGCATCTAGACGTGAACATCTTGTAGGCAAAGTTATTCCATCGCTCGACCAAGGCAAAGTGGTTTTATGTGATAGATATATTGATAGTTCTTTAGCATATCAAGGCTATGCAAGGGGTATAGGTGTAGAAGAAGTTAAAGCAATAAATGAGTTTGCAATTAACGGTCTATATCCTGATTTAACTATTTATTTAGATGTGAGTGTTGAAGTGGGACGACAACGTATCGTATCTAACTTACGTCAACAAAATCGTCTAGATCAGGAAGATGTAGCCTTCCATGAAAAAGTAGTTGAGGGCTATCATAAAGTTATAGACAGTGATTCTTCTCGCTTTGTTGTGATAGACGCCAATCAAAATGTCGAAGAAGTAGTGGATGCAACGTATAAATCTATTCTCAAATATTTAGAAAAATTATGA
- a CDS encoding lysine decarboxylase, which translates to MALPLTNKLKSLMEENPISMHVPGHKNNTIGSLDKLDINMDMTEITGLDDLHHPEEVLHESMANISKHKDYDAFYLVNGTTAGILSVIQAFAHASGDYIIPRNAHKSVFHGLEIARGNALLLGMDISQDTFQYLGPTANNVDYFKNDHKLAVYTYPNYYGECFDIKSQIEYLHKLQIPVLVDEAHGAHFDLEGFPQSTLNLEADFVVQSYHKTLPSLTMSSVLFIHKDAPLRQQVINYLSYFQSSSPSYLLMSSLELAHDFYRNYKSDIFFEKRQTLINELKQQGLTVIEVDDPLKLCVSHHAYNGYELQELFETQNIFIELADENQILFVLPLWHQHDTYPFNKLLKKIKRLKLSKQSSISQEEQMKTTTIGHYKYSANSRTRTVNVKEAEGEILATHIVPYPPGIPIMLKGEKITANMVKLLQYWSNQKLRVEGIKNNYIEIKDE; encoded by the coding sequence ATGGCATTACCCTTAACTAATAAATTGAAATCTTTGATGGAAGAAAATCCAATTTCTATGCATGTACCAGGGCATAAAAATAATACGATTGGTAGTTTGGACAAACTAGATATTAATATGGATATGACTGAAATAACTGGATTGGACGATTTACATCATCCAGAAGAAGTGTTACATGAAAGTATGGCCAATATAAGCAAACATAAAGACTATGATGCTTTTTATTTGGTTAATGGTACTACGGCCGGTATTTTATCAGTCATTCAAGCATTTGCTCATGCATCAGGAGATTACATTATTCCAAGAAATGCACATAAATCAGTTTTCCATGGCCTTGAGATAGCACGAGGGAATGCACTATTATTGGGAATGGATATAAGCCAAGATACTTTTCAATATTTAGGACCGACAGCTAACAATGTAGATTACTTTAAAAATGATCATAAATTAGCGGTTTACACTTATCCTAACTATTATGGAGAGTGTTTCGATATAAAATCACAGATTGAATATTTACATAAACTGCAAATACCCGTATTAGTCGATGAAGCTCATGGCGCTCATTTTGATTTGGAAGGTTTTCCACAGTCAACGCTAAACTTGGAGGCGGATTTTGTCGTTCAATCTTATCACAAGACATTGCCTTCACTAACAATGAGTTCTGTATTGTTTATACATAAGGACGCTCCATTAAGACAACAAGTAATCAATTATTTAAGCTATTTTCAATCTTCAAGTCCTTCCTATTTGCTAATGTCTAGTTTAGAGTTAGCGCATGATTTTTATAGAAATTATAAAAGTGACATATTTTTCGAAAAACGGCAAACGCTTATTAATGAATTAAAGCAACAAGGTTTAACAGTAATTGAAGTAGATGATCCATTGAAACTTTGTGTGTCTCATCATGCGTATAATGGATATGAATTACAAGAGTTATTTGAGACGCAAAACATTTTTATAGAGTTAGCGGATGAAAATCAAATATTGTTTGTGTTGCCATTATGGCATCAACATGATACGTATCCATTTAATAAGTTATTAAAAAAAATAAAGCGTCTAAAATTATCAAAGCAGAGCTCGATATCTCAAGAAGAGCAAATGAAAACGACAACTATTGGCCATTATAAGTACAGTGCTAATAGCAGGACACGAACAGTTAACGTTAAAGAGGCCGAAGGTGAAATTTTGGCGACGCATATAGTACCCTATCCACCAGGTATACCAATTATGTTGAAGGGCGAAAAAATAACAGCAAATATGGTAAAATTATTGCAATATTGGTCTAACCAAAAGCTAAGAGTAGAAGGAATAAAAAATAACTATATAGAAATTAAGGATGAATAA